The nucleotide sequence CGCCGACCTTGATGGGTGCAGGCTTGGTGGTGGGAGTTCCGCCCAGATACCAGAGTCGTTCCGCAATAGACTCTGCGTGCTTCATCTCGGCGATAGCAGTCTGCTTGAATTGATCCCGCACGGCAACACCTTTGACTCCCATCACCTGCACGTGCTGCCACATGTACTGTACGCTTACCTGAATTTCCCTGGCTATAGCCGCATTCAACAGCTCCTTCAGTTTTTCACTCGCTTTCGTGACCGGCTTCAAGCTCACCATGTCCATCCCCCTTTCTTTTGGTTTCTATGTCTTTTTCACCGAATTTTCTTCTAGAAGTATTTTAACCAGTTCTCGCAAATAGTCAACAGCAGTTTCCCTGGAATACCTGGGCTGATTCTGCAACCGCGGTGTTAGGAACGAACGGCAGGCATTACTCCTTCAATGCCTTTGCGTGACATCTCAACTTCTTCAGTGCCTTCGCCTCGATCTGCCGAACCCTCTCCCGGGTCAGGCCGAAAGTCTGCGCCACCTCTTCGAGTGTATGCTGGTGAGACTCGTCGCCAAGGCCGAACCGCATCCTGATCAATTTTTCCTCCCTCTCCGTGAGGCTTGACAAGGCTTTGTCCAGACCCTCCGCAAGATCACGAAACAAGACGCCCTCCTGAAAACCAGACGCGCATTTGTCCTCTATCATTTCGATAAGACGGCCTTCATCGCCCACAGGGGTCTCCAGCGAGACAGGCTCGTGGATCATGTGGAGGATTTCTCTGATCTTCTCTGCAGGAATACCCATTTCCGCGGCAATTTCTGTAGCAAGCGGCTCTCTTCCGAGATCCTGAGAAAGTTTGTGAGACAAATGGGCGACTCGCTGGGCTGCTTCCATGGCATGCGCTGGTATATGTATGGTTCTCGTCTGCTCTTTAATTGCTCTTCTCATAGCCTGCTTTATCCACCACACTGCATAGGTGCTGAATCGGTGACCCATTCTCCAATCGAATTTCTCCGCGGCCTTCATGAGACCCACGTTTCCTTCTTGCACAAGATCAGGAAAAGAAAGACCGCGATCCACGTATCTCTTGGCGATCGATATGACGAGTCTCAGATTTGCTTCGGCAAATTCATTCCTCGCTGCGACATACTGCTCGTGCGCCTTTTTCAGTCGGTCGAGCAGCTGATTTAATTCTGATGTGGGAATATGCGTTTGGCACTCGCCTTTTCTGTCAAGCTCGTGCACTCTGTCCGGCAACCTATCAGGCCGGGAAAGAATACGGCAGAGTTCCTCTGTCGCGAAGGGGAGGGTAAGGCCCGCGGACTCCAGCTCTTTTTTCGCCTCTTCGATACGCAGGGCAATCTGCCTCTCCTGTTGTTCGGTGAGCAGCGGCGTTCTGCCTGCTTTGCGCATATACTGTTGTATATAGCTCCGCAACTCATCGTCCCCACCCTCTTCTGACAGGCTACCCAAAGGCTCTTCCTCTCCGCCGATTTCTGTATCCTTGAACAGATACACCGCCTCTGTGCAATCGGTCAGCGGCAGATCCATTTCCGGATCGCCGGACTCTGCCCACAATGACGTTTCCGCGAGGGTTTCGGGAGGAGACTTTTTACTCGAAACTTTTCGTTGATACTCTTTACTACTCGCGCCTTCTTTGAAAGGCGATGGTTGCATCCTTGCACCTCCCTGTCCCTACGTGCCGGGAGATGCATGGTGTGCTGCCGGTATCGAGGATCGTGAAGCAGACGCCTGCATCACCCGGCAGCCCTGCGACCGTGTCCGCGTGGCGGATTTAGGCCAGTAGCTTTGCGCCCCACCCTTTGAGATGGTTTGCCTTTTTCAGGATAGTTCGTTTTCGTCTTTGCGGGTGAAAACTTAATAGGCCAAATGTTCACACCCGTCTATTTCCTTTCGCACCTGGAGAGCCTTTGGCAACAAGGTTTGGGGGGGGTCAGATTTTGAGCCCCATTTGGACTGCCGCTGTCCGGTAACGGTACGACCGATTTGTTGCAGGCTGAACGACTCTGGCCTGACGTCACGAGAAAATGGTATACTTCTGGCGCGAGGAGAGAGCAATGAGAGAGAGCCAGAAGTCAACGGAAGAATCCACAATCAAAAAAACAGAAGAAAAGAAGAAGGGACGGGACGGGGTCCCTGCAAGTAGCCTTGTCGATTCCATGACGCTTATCAACAGGTCCTACGTCTACGAATTCGCCAGCGAGGCGTATTGCCGGTCCCACGGGAAGAGCAGAAAGGAAATCATTGGGAGCAGCGTGGCCTCAATCTGGGGAGAAGAAGATTTCAACAAGTTCGTCAAGAGATACCTCGAGCAGTGTTTTGCGGGCAACGTGGTCCACTATGAAAACTGGCTGGAGTTCCCGGGAGTGGGGCTCAGATGCTACCGCGTAACGTACTCTCCCTATTTCAACGAGCGTGGCCAGGTCACACATGCCGTGGTCGCCTCGCACGACATCACCGATGCAAAAAAAGAGCAAGAGGCCCTGGAAAAGAGCGAAACCCAGTTCAGAACGATCCTGAAGAGTATGCATTATGGCGTCTACACATTTGATACAGAGGGACGTTTCACGTACGTGAACGACGTGGTGGCAAAGCGATCCGGTTACCCGCGCGAGTGGCACCTTGAAAAGACCTTGTTTGACCTGGTCCGGACTGAGGAAAGGGACATGGTTCGGAAGAACTTTGAGGCTGCGGTGCGGGGCGAGCATGTGCCTCCCTACGAATTTGCCTACTACAAGCCGGACGGCGAAATAGTATGGGTTCATATCAGTACGACGGCCATACGGGAGGGAGGGCGCGTAGTAGGGGTACTCGGCCTTCTCCTGGATGTCACCAAGAGGAGGAAATCGGAGGAGGCCCTCAAGGAAAGCGAGGAAAAGTACAGGACACTTTTTGAAAACTCCAGGGATGCTATCTTCATCACCGACCGGGAAGGAAGGCATATCGACGTGAACCGCTCATTCCTGGATCTCTTCGGACACACGAAAGAGGAGATACGAGAGCTGAATGCTGTGGATATATACCTCAGCCCTGAAGACCTAAAAACATACGTGAACGCCATTGAACAAAACGGCTTCGCGAAGGATTTTGACGTGAAGTTAAAGAGAAAAGACGGAACGGTGATGGACTGTCTCGTCACGGGAACCACACAACGGCACCCTGACGGCACCATCATCGGATACCAGGGCATCGTCCGGGACGAAACAGTGAAGAAGCGCGTGGAGGCAGCCCTCAAGGACAGCGAGCAGAAGTTGAAGAGCATCCTTTACAGCTCCCCCATTCCCCAGTTCGTCATTGACAAGAATCACCGCGTCACCCACTGGAACAGAGCCCTCGAGGTCTTAAGCGGCATCAAGGCCCAACACGTTATAGGCACGAATCAACACTGGAAAGCTTTCTACAACAGCGAAAGGCCTTGCATCGCCGACCTGCTGGTGGATGAAGCGCTTGGGCAGATGACTGACTGGTACGGAGGAAAATTCAGCAGGTCGCAGTTCATAGACGGTGCGTACAAGGCAACGGACTTCTTCCAGGAAATGGGCTCTAACGGAAAATGGCTCTACTTCACCGCTGCAGTGATTCGCGATTCCAGGAACAACATCGTGGGAGCGCTGGAAACGCTGGAAGATATAACACACCAGAAAATCGCCGAACAGGCTCTCCGCAGCGCTGAAGCGAAGTACCGCAGTATTTTCGAAAATGCGGTTGAAGGCATCTTCCAGACGACGCCTGAGGGACAGTATATGAACGTCAACCCGGCCTACGCCCGGATCCTGGGGTATGATTCCACTGGGGCAATGATGGAGGAGGTCACGGACATCGGCAAACAACTCTATGTGAAGCCGGAAGACAGATTGACGTACAAGGCCATCCTCGCGGAGGAAGGTATCATCCAGAGATTCGAGACACAGTTTTACCGGAAAGACGGAAGCATATGCTGGGTGTCGATAAATGCACGCGCTGTGAAGGACCAATCAGGCAGGGTCCTTTACTACGAAGGAACGATGGAAGATTTCACCAAGAGCAAACTGGAAATCGAAGAGCTCAAGAAAATGCTCGATGAGAGAAAGAAATCATAAGCTAGCCGTTCCCCGGAAAGCGATTCATTATACGTCCTCCGGGATAACTGATCGGCTGCGCCCTGTCATGGACTTGATTGCCGCCACTTCACTCACGCGTGAGGCAATGCGTGCGATGGGCGCCCAATCGTGCACAGCGATATCCTGACCATGGGCCAGGTTATTACGCAGCGACT is from Syntrophorhabdales bacterium and encodes:
- a CDS encoding sigma-70 family RNA polymerase sigma factor, with the translated sequence MQPSPFKEGASSKEYQRKVSSKKSPPETLAETSLWAESGDPEMDLPLTDCTEAVYLFKDTEIGGEEEPLGSLSEEGGDDELRSYIQQYMRKAGRTPLLTEQQERQIALRIEEAKKELESAGLTLPFATEELCRILSRPDRLPDRVHELDRKGECQTHIPTSELNQLLDRLKKAHEQYVAARNEFAEANLRLVISIAKRYVDRGLSFPDLVQEGNVGLMKAAEKFDWRMGHRFSTYAVWWIKQAMRRAIKEQTRTIHIPAHAMEAAQRVAHLSHKLSQDLGREPLATEIAAEMGIPAEKIREILHMIHEPVSLETPVGDEGRLIEMIEDKCASGFQEGVLFRDLAEGLDKALSSLTEREEKLIRMRFGLGDESHQHTLEEVAQTFGLTRERVRQIEAKALKKLRCHAKALKE
- a CDS encoding PAS domain S-box protein, producing MRESQKSTEESTIKKTEEKKKGRDGVPASSLVDSMTLINRSYVYEFASEAYCRSHGKSRKEIIGSSVASIWGEEDFNKFVKRYLEQCFAGNVVHYENWLEFPGVGLRCYRVTYSPYFNERGQVTHAVVASHDITDAKKEQEALEKSETQFRTILKSMHYGVYTFDTEGRFTYVNDVVAKRSGYPREWHLEKTLFDLVRTEERDMVRKNFEAAVRGEHVPPYEFAYYKPDGEIVWVHISTTAIREGGRVVGVLGLLLDVTKRRKSEEALKESEEKYRTLFENSRDAIFITDREGRHIDVNRSFLDLFGHTKEEIRELNAVDIYLSPEDLKTYVNAIEQNGFAKDFDVKLKRKDGTVMDCLVTGTTQRHPDGTIIGYQGIVRDETVKKRVEAALKDSEQKLKSILYSSPIPQFVIDKNHRVTHWNRALEVLSGIKAQHVIGTNQHWKAFYNSERPCIADLLVDEALGQMTDWYGGKFSRSQFIDGAYKATDFFQEMGSNGKWLYFTAAVIRDSRNNIVGALETLEDITHQKIAEQALRSAEAKYRSIFENAVEGIFQTTPEGQYMNVNPAYARILGYDSTGAMMEEVTDIGKQLYVKPEDRLTYKAILAEEGIIQRFETQFYRKDGSICWVSINARAVKDQSGRVLYYEGTMEDFTKSKLEIEELKKMLDERKKS
- a CDS encoding ferritin-like domain-containing protein codes for the protein MVSLKPVTKASEKLKELLNAAIAREIQVSVQYMWQHVQVMGVKGVAVRDQFKQTAIAEMKHAESIAERLWYLGGTPTTKPAPIKVGASLKEFLELDTKAEEEAVTMYRKIIELATKEGDVTTAFMFKEILEDEEEHHDLFTTMLEEV